Genomic DNA from Solanum dulcamara chromosome 4, daSolDulc1.2, whole genome shotgun sequence:
GAAATTATTAGGAGTAGATCATTTCCTTATATTTTTCTCCTGGATATGATAATTTATTAGTGAGATTAATTAAGTTCTCCTTTCTTCTGAAAATccaaacataataaataaacagCTGAAAACAAATACTATATGTTGAACTTCATCCTCACCTAGTGTCTATCCTAAATCTGCATCCCTTCTAATTTCCTCTTGAATGACAATCACATTACTCGATCATCTAACTCAAAATATGAATCCATGCcttcatattaattaaattagggTGGGATCGATATCATCCTAATCGACAAGTAGGCCATATAAATAAACGGTTGATTTTATTAATGGATAACTCTGTTATTCATTAATTCCCTCCATTACAATCTAAAAACAACATCTCGACACGATCCTTGAACTAATTCAGCATGTATCATGAATTCAAACTATTAGATACTTTTCTTAAAATGACATCCTATTatattctttttcctttaataagTTTTTCAGTTTTAAAGTGGAAAAAAGGTTATTGAAGCATAGTGTAAAAAGTAAGAGGCAAATATGCCCTCTAAGACCTACATATCATGCAAAATTAAGTAGATTTGTTACTCCGATTAATACTATACGAGATTAATTGGTTAATTAGCACTGGATCTTGGCATGTCTCATATGAACGGCACACGTGCATACTATGAAGGCATATTTGGCTGACAACAACTCACAAAAAAGGAGCAGCATaaagagcaaaaaaaaaaagaagaaaaagaagaagaagaagaaagacttgagagaactagatcataattgaaatctaAAAGTCTAGACGAAAATTAGGGGACTCAGCTATTCAGTCTAGGAGGCTGATTTTTCACGGATTGCCCTGTTTCTGGatggtctttaatttttttctttgctGCTTATTTGATGAAAATTTGTAAGTCCAACTACCCTTAATTATGATCTAATTCCACAAGGCATACGTTTAGAAATTTCTCACCTTGTCCGATAAAATTCTAggattaagagcccgtttggattgactatAAGTTGATCAAAACCagcttaaagcccctttttagcttttggacgtgtttgcctaatgctgactttaagccataaagttcttaaagtcagtcaaaaatgaaaagttaggattcctaacttttttttttcaaagtgcttaaagtcattttctttgaccatgaaaattacttttatatcccttatattttaactaaattcccaaactaccttttttttattgttttaaccctaaaattcacatcataagcacttttattcaaacactcaactgcttatttataaaaataactttcagcacttcaaagttctaaaagcacttcatacataaaagttactttttttaagtcaatccaaacgggctctaagttaGGTCTCTTAAGGCATTAGTTTGTGAGTTTTAAAACTGAATTATGTCTTTATCGGCATACTTTTGTAAACATAACTTGGGTTATGAAACTAAACTTTTGTCTCTAACGGCTTAAGTTCTGTAAAAATTAAGTGACATAacttattatgttttataagacatatttgtgttatattatgatacaataataTAAATTGTTGTCTTGCAAttcttttttgtattttttcgaTGTCAGAAGTATTTTCTATCACTTTTTGATTACTTAAAGTATTGAAGATCAAAAATTAAAAGCCATCAATTTGAGGCACAACAATATAAGACCACCCTACCATAGGAACATTCGTGCTAATGACCCTCAATCTTTTAGatgaaaaatcagaaaaaatgGTGTCCTTGGCAAGCCATGGTTCGGAACTTCTCTTCCAACAAATGGTTAATTTAGAGAATTTTCTACACTTTTGCTTCTCTTTGATCGTATTCAAGATTTACAGAAAGAAACCAATCAGTTTGAGGAgaatttcatcattacaaactTTTATTACATTTTCATGAACTGACTAGACAAgccataaaaaatataaaataaaatgggaaacttACGTAAATCACATAGTGTAACGGActaattatcattttttcttattctttttcaatttacagaaatttcttaaaaacatgataatccgaatacattaattcagtaattcaGATACATTAATTAGGGCATGATACATTGAACATCGAGATAATTTATAAATCAGAATTAATGTATCtaaattactgaattaatgtatccgaattactgaattaatatATTCAGATGAAAAGAAGGgatttctgaattttttttaaatgaatggGAGTACTGGAAAATATAATGaacaaaagagtgtaattaggtaatttttcctaaaatattttcatgggCCAAACTTTTCCTCAAAGCATTGGGacttaattgaaaaaaattataaaatcactATTTTCTCCTATTTTCGGATACATCAGTTTATGTGATATATCGattggatacatcactttacgtaaTGTATCAGGATGTACGTGATGCATCGGAATATTGAGTGATGACCCGGAACCGAGACGTGATGCATCGAAGAGTTGAAGGATGTATCCGGATTTCACAAAATTGAAGggattttttgttaaaatttggAAAAGAGTAGGGATAGGATATTAATAtgtaattagttcttaacactACATAATTTGTGTAATCTCTACGAGATTTTTGATGtagatttcaaaattttatctttaaaaGATGTATTTGACTACGAAATTTAACTATCTCTTTAAAGTGTGAtcttcaaatattatcaaattctcaaaaagtGGCTCAGGTCAATTTGGTTTTTTGAGGGGACTTCCAATTACAAAATTAAAACTGTATTCAAatacaattttaaattttcacttttaaaatttaaatctatGACCAAACAGGGCTTAAAAATTATTACACATCAAGATTTGATGTCAATTGACTAATTTAATCTCGTAACTGGATTAAATGAaacaaaagtttaaaataaaaacatatttgaaGAAAGTACTTGATGAtaaaaagatatatatgtttaaaataTTAACAGTAGGCAGAAGAACGTATGTTGACCTTTTCCGAtttaaaaagggaaaatattaattaagacAAAGTGTAAAAGGTAGAGGAGCAAAGGATCACAAATATCTGAATCATGAGGTGGAAAATTAGGTTCACGTTTAGCAAGAGTCCAAAAAGAGAAACGCTTTAGGAATATTCAATATGTTATTTCTCTAAAAATACATGAATTGCCATCTCTTGagtcccaaaaaaaaaacagagttgttacatattatcttatttatgtgTTGTGTCAACATCATATGATCAAATCAGATTCTACTAGTATTAAATTATGTTAGGTAGTTAGTCAAATGTTTGTACACAATCATTAACGTTTGAATTGCTTTTAAAAAACATCAATTCTTTTCCTAATTATAACAGATTTCTGATGTCATTCGAGTATGTTCAAACTAGTAAATATATGAATCGATTTGACAAAGAAGTAAATTTCCatatatttgataatgttttggCTGAAATGTAAAAGCATAACAAGGAATGTGATTAAACtagaataaattaaataaatttagaaGGATAAGATGATCCTGTTGAGAAATGATTTCAACTAGACTAACcttttgttgtattttttttttgttttatgatTCTACTTTGATACATCTACCCATCACCTATCACTCACTAGCCCTGTCCTATAATACTCTACTACTAAGCAGAAACAGAGCTGTAAGAGAGAGACATCAACAAGAAAGCAGCTTGTTCCACTTCACCAAGCTCCGTCCAGTGAGTAAGAATTGGATCAGCCATCTTCTTCTTATCCACATTGCTGCTGCTGGTACTGGTACTATCACCACTGCTCGTCGTACAACTCTGGGATGATTTCTTcgtcttcttttcttgtttgttcaATCCAACAAGTGCTCTTTTCTTCTTCCTGCTCCTGATCCCACAAGCATTACACAGAGACTGCATTCACAACACACAAAATCAGGTTGATCAaattaaacattttttttaagaattaattGATGTTGTGTGTGACTGACCTTAGGGCCAGCAGGGCCACCACGCCAAAGAGGGGTTTTAGTGGCACCACATTCAACACAAGTTCTCATTTGGATTTCAGATGAAATCCTTTCTGGGGTTGCAATTGGTGTTGCTACTTCACTGATCACTTCTTCAGAACCTGACC
This window encodes:
- the LOC129884992 gene encoding GATA transcription factor 15-like, with amino-acid sequence MDLSDKGSGSEEVISEVATPIATPERISSEIQMRTCVECGATKTPLWRGGPAGPKSLCNACGIRSRKKKRALVGLNKQEKKTKKSSQSCTTSSGDSTSTSSSNVDKKKMADPILTHWTELGEVEQAAFLLMSLSYSSVSA